A DNA window from Kitasatospora viridis contains the following coding sequences:
- a CDS encoding HAD family hydrolase, whose translation MKGVMFDFSGTLFRVESTAEWLDGVLADAGQVLGAAERAGLVRRLEWFGALPGGVAPSEVPAGLQELVDTRDLTPELHRAAYTGLTRAAELPDGVSAEHLYDRHMSPSAWAPYPDAGPTLRELRRRGIPVAVVSNIGWDLRPVFREHGLDPLVDAYLLSYELGAQKPDPRIFLAGCEALGLAPQDVLMVGDHLEADGGATALGCAFHQVPHLPVAERPAALSPLLDLLPS comes from the coding sequence TTGAAGGGTGTGATGTTCGACTTCTCCGGCACGCTGTTCCGGGTCGAGTCGACTGCGGAGTGGCTCGACGGCGTGCTGGCGGATGCCGGGCAGGTGCTGGGCGCCGCGGAGCGGGCCGGGCTGGTGCGCCGGCTGGAGTGGTTCGGCGCGCTGCCGGGCGGTGTGGCGCCGAGCGAGGTGCCGGCGGGGCTCCAGGAGCTGGTGGACACCAGGGACCTGACCCCCGAGCTGCACCGCGCCGCGTACACCGGGCTGACCAGGGCGGCGGAGCTGCCTGACGGGGTGTCGGCCGAGCACCTGTACGACCGTCACATGAGCCCGAGCGCCTGGGCCCCGTACCCGGACGCCGGGCCGACGCTGCGTGAGCTGCGGCGGCGCGGGATCCCGGTGGCCGTGGTCAGCAACATCGGCTGGGACCTGCGCCCCGTCTTCCGCGAGCACGGGCTCGACCCGCTGGTCGACGCCTACCTGCTCTCCTACGAGCTCGGCGCCCAGAAGCCGGATCCGCGGATCTTCCTGGCCGGCTGCGAGGCGCTGGGCCTGGCCCCGCAGGACGTGCTGATGGTCGGCGACCACCTGGAGGCCGACGGCGGCGCCACCGCCCTGGGCTGCGCCTTCCACCAGGTCCCGCACCTGCCGGTGGCCGAGCGGCCGGCCGCGCTCTCGCCGCTGTTGGACCTGCTCCCTTCCTGA
- a CDS encoding AAA family ATPase, with protein MLTVLVNGLPGSGKTTLARALAAELGLPLFSKDAIKETLADTLAGLRAPDCSDQEWSRILGVAAGESLWTLLADARGSAVLESPWLADLRPIVLAGLHRAGVTQPQEVWCEVPLATARRRFADRTADRHPIHPERPAGFAGHWNTWSRNAEPLALGTLHRVDTTVPVDVPALAALLTATRAE; from the coding sequence ATGCTCACGGTCCTGGTCAACGGCCTCCCCGGTTCGGGGAAGACGACGCTCGCCCGGGCCCTGGCGGCCGAGCTGGGCCTGCCGCTGTTCAGCAAGGACGCGATCAAGGAGACCCTGGCGGACACCCTCGCGGGCCTGCGGGCCCCGGACTGCTCGGACCAGGAGTGGAGCCGGATCCTCGGCGTGGCCGCCGGCGAATCGCTCTGGACCCTGCTCGCCGACGCCCGGGGCAGCGCCGTACTGGAGAGCCCCTGGCTGGCCGACCTGCGCCCGATCGTGCTGGCCGGCCTCCACCGGGCCGGGGTGACCCAACCTCAGGAAGTCTGGTGCGAGGTCCCGCTGGCCACCGCCCGCCGCCGCTTCGCCGACCGTACGGCCGACCGGCACCCCATCCACCCCGAACGCCCCGCCGGCTTCGCCGGCCACTGGAACACCTGGTCCCGCAACGCCGAACCCCTCGCCCTGGGCACCCTCCACCGCGTGGACACCACTGTGCCGGTCGACGTCCCGGCCCTGGCCGCCCTCCTGACGGCCACTCGGGCCGAGTAG
- a CDS encoding serine hydrolase domain-containing protein — MTRTVPWQPNTIADLRECLDRITADGTVPGGVIAHGTFDSEPGFLASGVVAPECGDARPGPDTVYDVASLTKVLAGWPLVGTFLRNDLDTPVSRLLPGIPAEAPGGRVTVRQILAHTSGLRADTRLDQYRNRTEPLAELICGEDLIAEPGAGHRYINRGFILLGLALAHSRGRRLDELAAEFWQRLGMTNTTYGPVARSAQVAPTEQRLPGAPRLWGMPHDDNAALLGGVAGHAGVFTTPADLAAFAAHLLSSHATSGPQGRWLTASMQPQAAIEPGLDRGLAWILADDGRVAHHHGFTGTSLYLAPATGRYLAICTNAVYHHRDNRTRLAPLRALALKAITGEPVGAPN, encoded by the coding sequence GTGACCCGCACCGTGCCATGGCAGCCGAACACGATCGCCGATCTGCGCGAGTGCCTGGACCGGATCACCGCCGACGGCACCGTGCCCGGCGGAGTCATCGCCCACGGCACCTTCGACAGCGAGCCAGGCTTCCTGGCGTCCGGCGTCGTCGCCCCCGAGTGCGGCGACGCCCGGCCGGGCCCGGACACGGTGTACGACGTGGCGTCGCTGACGAAGGTGCTGGCCGGCTGGCCGCTGGTCGGCACGTTCCTCCGCAACGACCTGGACACCCCGGTCAGCCGGCTGCTGCCGGGGATCCCGGCCGAGGCGCCCGGCGGCCGGGTGACGGTCCGCCAGATCCTGGCCCACACCTCCGGTCTGCGGGCCGACACCCGCCTCGACCAGTACCGCAACCGCACCGAACCGCTCGCCGAACTGATCTGCGGCGAAGACCTGATCGCCGAACCCGGCGCCGGACACCGCTACATCAACCGCGGGTTCATCCTCCTCGGCCTGGCCCTGGCGCACTCCCGTGGCCGGCGCCTGGACGAGCTGGCGGCCGAGTTCTGGCAGCGCCTCGGCATGACGAACACGACCTACGGACCGGTGGCCCGCTCCGCCCAGGTCGCCCCGACCGAGCAGCGACTGCCTGGTGCTCCCCGCCTGTGGGGGATGCCGCACGACGACAACGCCGCGCTGCTCGGCGGAGTCGCCGGCCACGCCGGGGTGTTCACCACCCCGGCCGACCTCGCCGCCTTCGCCGCCCACCTGCTGTCCTCGCACGCCACCAGCGGACCCCAGGGCCGCTGGCTCACCGCGAGCATGCAGCCGCAGGCCGCGATCGAGCCGGGTCTCGACCGCGGCCTGGCCTGGATCCTCGCCGACGACGGCCGGGTGGCCCACCACCACGGCTTCACCGGCACCAGCCTCTACCTCGCCCCGGCCACCGGCCGCTACCTGGCCATCTGTACCAACGCCGTCTACCACCACCGGGACAACCGCACCCGCCTCGCCCCGCTGCGGGCCCTCGCGCTCAAGGCCATCACCGGCGAACCCGTCGGCGCACCCAACTGA
- a CDS encoding chitosanase has product MTRSATPPAPLLRALALLAAPVTALSLAGAATAHAAAAPAGVTLTSAQQYAVDEITNVFENGDLTSGFAAIKDYGDGCGYTAGYIGFCTQTDDDVKLVTAYDTARPGNPLAKYLPALRKLAAAGSDAHTGLDGFPNAWKAAAKDQAFIQAQFDQAHANYLAPALAEARKVGIATPLGVADFFDTAVEMGPDGAPDSPDGLLVLVAETTKAESGTPATGVAEATWLTKFNQVRTAHLKNPKTPGRKSDWPQSVDRVQALQQMATAGKWSLPLPLLVGADFQVTIPKAPANGPF; this is encoded by the coding sequence ATGACCCGTTCCGCCACGCCCCCCGCTCCGCTGCTGCGCGCGCTCGCCCTGCTCGCCGCCCCGGTCACCGCCCTGTCCCTGGCGGGCGCGGCCACCGCCCACGCCGCGGCCGCCCCCGCCGGTGTCACGCTGACCAGCGCCCAGCAGTACGCGGTGGACGAGATCACCAACGTCTTCGAGAACGGCGACCTGACCAGCGGCTTCGCCGCGATCAAGGACTACGGCGACGGCTGCGGTTACACCGCCGGCTACATCGGCTTCTGCACCCAGACCGACGACGACGTCAAACTGGTGACGGCCTACGACACGGCCCGTCCCGGCAACCCGCTGGCGAAGTACCTGCCCGCCCTGCGCAAGCTGGCCGCGGCCGGCAGCGACGCGCACACCGGCCTCGACGGCTTCCCGAACGCCTGGAAGGCCGCCGCCAAGGACCAGGCGTTCATCCAGGCCCAGTTCGACCAGGCCCACGCCAACTACCTGGCGCCGGCCCTGGCCGAGGCCAGGAAGGTGGGCATAGCCACCCCGCTCGGCGTCGCCGATTTCTTCGACACCGCCGTCGAGATGGGCCCCGACGGCGCCCCCGACAGCCCCGACGGCCTGCTGGTCCTGGTCGCCGAGACCACCAAGGCCGAGTCCGGCACCCCGGCCACGGGCGTGGCGGAAGCCACCTGGTTGACCAAGTTCAACCAGGTCCGCACCGCCCACCTGAAGAACCCCAAGACCCCGGGCCGCAAGTCCGACTGGCCCCAGTCCGTCGACCGCGTCCAGGCCCTCCAGCAAATGGCCACGGCCGGCAAGTGGTCCCTCCCGCTCCCGCTGCTGGTCGGCGCCGACTTCCAGGTGACGATCCCCAAGGCCCCGGCCAACGGGCCGTTCTGA
- a CDS encoding SDR family oxidoreductase produces MDLGITGKTALVTGASRGIGLAIAQTLAAEGVRVVGAARTVTPELAKVAAAAVPVDLSTREGARSVVEQAISAVGGIDFLVNNVGAGDPSGLSVAGFLDVDDEQWQTIFGLNLFSPVWTTKAALPSIVERKGAIVNISSINGRVPTGSPVGYAEAKAALTQFGKRLSEELGPLGVRVNTVSPGITTSPLWTDPNGFGGKVAEAAGIGHADLLAALPAQVGIATGRLGTPEQVADLVAFLLSERAAGIHGHDHVIDGGTIKTA; encoded by the coding sequence ATGGACCTCGGTATCACCGGCAAGACGGCGCTGGTCACCGGCGCGAGCCGCGGCATCGGCCTGGCGATCGCCCAGACCCTGGCCGCCGAAGGGGTGCGGGTGGTGGGGGCCGCGCGCACCGTCACGCCCGAGCTGGCGAAGGTCGCCGCCGCGGCCGTCCCGGTCGACCTGAGCACCCGTGAGGGGGCGCGCTCGGTGGTCGAGCAGGCGATCTCGGCAGTCGGCGGGATCGACTTCCTGGTCAACAACGTGGGTGCGGGCGACCCGTCCGGGCTCTCCGTCGCCGGTTTCCTGGACGTCGACGACGAGCAGTGGCAGACCATCTTCGGCCTCAACCTGTTCAGCCCCGTGTGGACCACCAAGGCGGCGCTGCCGAGCATCGTGGAGCGCAAGGGCGCGATCGTGAACATCTCCTCGATCAACGGCCGCGTCCCCACCGGCTCGCCCGTCGGCTACGCGGAGGCCAAGGCCGCGCTGACCCAGTTCGGCAAGCGGCTCAGCGAGGAGCTCGGGCCGCTCGGCGTCCGGGTCAACACGGTCTCGCCCGGCATCACCACCAGCCCGCTGTGGACCGACCCGAACGGCTTCGGCGGCAAGGTCGCCGAAGCCGCCGGCATCGGCCACGCCGACCTGCTGGCCGCCCTGCCCGCCCAGGTCGGCATCGCCACCGGACGCCTCGGCACCCCCGAGCAGGTGGCCGACCTGGTCGCCTTCCTGCTCTCCGAGCGCGCCGCCGGCATCCACGGCCACGACCACGTGATCGACGGCGGGACGATCAAGACGGCCTGA
- a CDS encoding TetR/AcrR family transcriptional regulator, with the protein MGRPMSFEPEVAVARAMEAFWTKGYGETSPTDLAEATGVGKGSLYHCFGSKRELFAKALELYGRVGAELTEEFLARPGTAKESLRGYFLLLVDLDLEGPVRRGCLVQNTATELAGRDPEVIRTVHRIEESMIELFARRLERGQRDGDVAPELDVRAQALFLQTTLMGLRVMAKTFDRPVLVQVIDTALAGL; encoded by the coding sequence ATGGGCAGGCCGATGAGCTTCGAGCCGGAGGTCGCCGTCGCACGGGCGATGGAGGCGTTCTGGACCAAGGGGTACGGCGAGACGTCCCCCACGGACCTCGCCGAGGCGACCGGGGTGGGCAAGGGCAGCCTGTACCACTGCTTCGGCTCCAAGCGGGAGTTGTTCGCCAAGGCGCTGGAGCTGTACGGCCGCGTCGGTGCCGAGCTGACCGAGGAGTTCCTCGCCCGCCCGGGCACCGCGAAGGAGTCCCTGCGCGGGTACTTCCTGCTGCTGGTGGACCTGGACCTGGAGGGTCCGGTCCGCCGGGGGTGCCTGGTGCAGAACACGGCCACCGAGCTCGCCGGGCGGGATCCGGAGGTCATCCGGACGGTCCACCGGATCGAGGAGAGCATGATCGAGCTCTTCGCCCGGCGCCTGGAGCGGGGGCAGCGGGACGGCGACGTCGCTCCGGAGCTCGACGTGCGGGCGCAGGCCCTCTTCCTGCAGACCACCCTGATGGGCCTGCGGGTGATGGCCAAGACCTTCGACCGGCCCGTGCTCGTCCAGGTCATCGACACGGCCCTGGCCGGTCTCTGA
- a CDS encoding NADH:flavin oxidoreductase/NADH oxidase family protein, which translates to MADDLFTPLRLASGAVLPNRIAKAAMEESLAGPGQLPDRRLFTLYRSWADGGTGLLITGNVMVHAEALTGAGGVVLDAAAPLEPFAEWAAAAKSGGAAVWMQINHPGRQVPSGMPGVVWGPSDLAVDVGRHSGRFSRPTAMTDRQIAATVERFATTSRRAAEAGFDGVEIHAAHGYLLSQFLSPLVNTRTDDWGGSPANRARLLLDVVRAVRAAVPARFAVAVKINSADFQRGGFDADDARQVIELLAPLGVDLVELSGGSYESPAMTGRPADGRTRAREAYFRDLAADLVRTSPLPLMLTGGITRRGTAEQVLADGVAVVGIGTALAVTPDLPHRWAAAGEAEQALRPVTWSDRTLASAAAMALVRRQMRRLADGRTPTPRTRPAVALLAELREQRKAVRRYRGWLDGRGPEAA; encoded by the coding sequence ATGGCGGACGACCTGTTCACGCCGCTGCGGCTGGCTTCGGGCGCGGTGCTGCCCAACCGGATCGCGAAGGCGGCCATGGAGGAGAGCCTGGCCGGCCCGGGCCAGCTGCCGGACCGGCGGCTGTTCACCCTCTACCGCAGCTGGGCCGACGGTGGCACCGGCCTGCTGATCACCGGCAACGTCATGGTCCACGCCGAGGCGCTCACCGGGGCGGGCGGCGTGGTGCTCGACGCCGCCGCGCCGCTGGAGCCCTTCGCCGAGTGGGCCGCGGCCGCCAAGTCCGGCGGCGCGGCGGTCTGGATGCAGATCAACCACCCGGGCCGCCAAGTGCCCTCCGGCATGCCCGGCGTGGTGTGGGGACCCTCGGACCTCGCGGTCGACGTCGGTCGGCACAGCGGCCGCTTCAGTCGTCCCACTGCCATGACGGACCGTCAGATCGCTGCCACCGTCGAGCGGTTCGCCACCACCTCCCGGCGCGCCGCGGAAGCCGGCTTCGACGGCGTGGAGATCCACGCCGCCCACGGCTACCTGCTCTCGCAGTTCCTCTCCCCGCTGGTCAACACCCGCACCGACGACTGGGGCGGCTCGCCGGCCAACCGCGCCCGGCTGCTGCTGGACGTGGTGCGTGCCGTCCGCGCCGCCGTTCCGGCGCGGTTCGCCGTCGCCGTGAAGATCAACTCCGCCGACTTCCAGCGTGGCGGCTTCGACGCCGACGACGCCCGGCAGGTGATCGAGCTGCTCGCCCCGCTCGGCGTCGACCTGGTCGAACTCTCCGGCGGCAGCTACGAGAGCCCGGCGATGACCGGCCGCCCCGCCGACGGTCGCACCCGCGCCCGCGAGGCCTACTTCCGGGACCTGGCCGCCGACCTGGTCCGCACCAGCCCGCTCCCGCTGATGCTCACCGGCGGCATCACCCGGCGCGGCACCGCCGAACAGGTCCTCGCGGACGGCGTCGCGGTCGTCGGCATCGGCACCGCCCTGGCCGTCACGCCCGACCTGCCCCACCGCTGGGCCGCCGCCGGCGAGGCCGAGCAGGCGCTGCGCCCGGTGACCTGGTCCGACCGGACGCTCGCCTCGGCCGCCGCCATGGCCCTGGTCCGCCGTCAGATGCGCCGCCTCGCCGACGGCCGCACCCCCACGCCCCGGACCCGGCCCGCCGTCGCCCTGCTGGCCGAGCTGCGCGAGCAGCGCAAGGCCGTGCGCCGCTACCGCGGTTGGCTGGACGGCCGCGGCCCCGAGGCGGCGTAG
- a CDS encoding TetR/AcrR family transcriptional regulator translates to MPQQTGSYHHGDLRTACLRAARELLEEDGSAALSLRAVARRAGASATAPYRHFADRDALVSAVAAQGYRELAEHLTAAHPAPRAPEDLAAVAAAYVRFAIDRPALFRVMFAEPCDPANAERAAATAAMWEYVGAIVHATFPGADREAMSTAVWGLVHGLAFLHLDGKLDTTGPATPEQRVQAAVQALLANSRA, encoded by the coding sequence ATGCCACAGCAGACCGGTAGCTACCACCACGGCGACCTGCGCACCGCCTGCCTGCGCGCCGCCCGCGAACTGCTGGAGGAGGACGGCAGCGCCGCGCTCTCCCTGCGCGCCGTCGCGCGCCGGGCCGGCGCCTCCGCCACCGCCCCCTACCGCCACTTCGCCGACCGCGACGCGCTGGTCTCCGCCGTCGCGGCCCAGGGCTACCGCGAACTCGCCGAGCACCTCACCGCCGCCCACCCCGCCCCGCGCGCCCCCGAGGACCTGGCCGCCGTCGCCGCCGCCTACGTCCGCTTCGCGATCGACCGCCCGGCGCTGTTCCGGGTGATGTTCGCGGAACCCTGCGACCCCGCGAACGCGGAACGCGCCGCGGCGACCGCCGCGATGTGGGAGTACGTCGGCGCGATCGTCCACGCCACCTTCCCCGGCGCCGACCGCGAGGCGATGTCCACCGCCGTGTGGGGTCTGGTCCACGGCCTCGCCTTCCTGCACCTCGACGGCAAGCTCGACACCACCGGGCCGGCCACCCCCGAGCAGCGGGTCCAGGCGGCGGTCCAGGCCCTGCTGGCCAACTCCCGGGCCTGA
- a CDS encoding class I SAM-dependent methyltransferase, translating into MTDTWDTIADWYAELLRTGSPLNDFNRAALLDLLPAELAGRRVLDLGCGEGLVARALAARGAEVLGIDPCAPLLDHARAAGTPGPGTVRYAVDDGCLLATVADRSVEWVTAGLSLNHVPDLGAALTAVRRVLTAHGALVFSVPHPCFEAPHASWTSEPDGTVRRAVGDYLTEGFWRSDNPAGVRRAGNQHHTVATYLTALLDAGFALEAVTEPAPPPPVTQQQPQRAGLPPFLVIRARTGGPA; encoded by the coding sequence ATGACTGACACCTGGGACACCATCGCCGACTGGTACGCCGAACTCCTGCGCACCGGCTCACCGCTCAACGACTTCAACCGTGCCGCGCTGCTCGACCTGCTCCCCGCGGAGTTGGCCGGCCGGCGGGTCCTCGACCTCGGGTGCGGCGAGGGCCTCGTCGCCCGGGCGCTGGCCGCGCGCGGCGCCGAGGTGCTGGGCATCGACCCGTGCGCACCGCTGCTCGACCACGCGCGGGCCGCCGGGACGCCCGGTCCCGGCACGGTGCGCTACGCCGTCGACGACGGGTGCCTGCTCGCCACCGTCGCCGACCGCTCGGTGGAGTGGGTGACCGCCGGGCTCTCGCTGAACCACGTGCCCGACCTCGGCGCCGCACTGACGGCCGTCCGGCGGGTCCTGACGGCGCACGGCGCCCTGGTGTTCAGCGTCCCCCACCCCTGTTTCGAGGCGCCGCACGCCAGTTGGACGAGCGAGCCGGACGGGACGGTGCGCCGGGCGGTCGGCGACTACCTGACCGAGGGCTTCTGGCGCTCCGACAACCCGGCCGGCGTGCGCCGGGCCGGCAACCAACACCACACCGTGGCAACCTACTTGACTGCGCTGCTGGACGCCGGCTTCGCCCTGGAAGCCGTCACCGAACCCGCCCCGCCGCCGCCCGTGACGCAGCAGCAGCCACAACGAGCCGGCCTGCCACCGTTCCTGGTGATCCGCGCCCGCACGGGAGGCCCGGCGTGA
- a CDS encoding DUF1963 domain-containing protein has protein sequence MTAMSRIEAFAAAGAPVTEPITKFGGQPGWLAEPQWPVNDAWGEPMRFVCQLELEPVLGEAGRGRLAYVFVTHADHGDEEFFDPDVIFPDEGANAVIVQPGGGYAGTTLPLATGPGLYHAHDGSAAEYTPRLRPDDEHDDDPWDGDKIGGRPAFFQDDDWPDGGPWTLALQLHANFKPFHLNLGAAPTAFVLVSPDGTEGRMLVQDS, from the coding sequence GTGACGGCGATGTCGAGGATCGAGGCGTTCGCCGCCGCCGGGGCACCTGTCACCGAGCCGATCACCAAGTTCGGCGGCCAGCCAGGCTGGCTCGCCGAACCGCAGTGGCCGGTCAACGACGCCTGGGGCGAACCGATGCGGTTCGTCTGCCAGTTGGAGCTCGAACCGGTGCTCGGCGAGGCCGGGCGGGGCCGACTGGCGTACGTCTTCGTGACCCACGCGGACCACGGCGACGAGGAGTTCTTCGACCCCGACGTCATCTTCCCCGACGAGGGCGCCAACGCCGTGATCGTGCAGCCCGGCGGCGGCTACGCCGGCACGACGCTCCCGCTCGCCACCGGGCCCGGCCTGTACCACGCGCACGACGGGTCCGCGGCCGAGTACACGCCCCGGCTCCGGCCCGACGACGAGCACGACGACGACCCCTGGGACGGCGACAAGATCGGCGGCCGACCCGCGTTCTTCCAGGACGACGACTGGCCCGACGGCGGCCCCTGGACCCTGGCGCTGCAACTGCACGCGAACTTCAAGCCGTTCCATCTCAACCTGGGCGCCGCGCCGACGGCGTTCGTCCTCGTCTCGCCGGACGGGACCGAGGGCCGGATGCTGGTCCAGGACTCCTGA